In the genome of Pelobacter seleniigenes DSM 18267, one region contains:
- a CDS encoding LacI family DNA-binding transcriptional regulator, which translates to MRIKDIAAAAGVSTATVSRVLSGKQHVRPEVQEKVLDVIKEMNYSPNRAARSLRSKKSSSIGLIVADIQNPFFASLCRAVEDVAQDNNFSVILCNTDENPEKERNYLELMQNENAAGIILAPTGQLADHFPQQLADVCPMVIIDRKITGAAVDSVVIDNVTAAQQLTSHMLQHGYRRIAGLFGVHSVTGRDRRRGFNLAFADAGIVPEEELIIDLPAREADGHAAVSRLLERSDPPDAILTSSGLLAGGAFRAIRDKEIAVPEQLAFATFDESPWTAMTRPAITVIEQPTYAIGQTAGEMLFKRILDPTRPTRQVVLSSRLLVRHSCGC; encoded by the coding sequence ATGAGAATCAAAGATATCGCGGCAGCAGCCGGTGTTTCGACGGCAACGGTTTCCAGGGTTTTGAGTGGCAAACAACATGTGCGCCCGGAGGTCCAGGAAAAGGTGCTGGACGTCATTAAGGAAATGAATTATTCCCCGAACCGGGCGGCCCGCAGCCTGCGTTCGAAAAAATCCAGTTCGATCGGGCTGATCGTCGCTGATATTCAGAACCCGTTTTTCGCGTCCCTCTGCCGGGCGGTCGAGGATGTCGCTCAGGACAACAATTTCAGCGTCATTTTGTGCAATACGGATGAAAATCCGGAGAAAGAGCGCAATTATCTCGAACTGATGCAGAATGAAAACGCGGCTGGAATCATTCTTGCCCCCACTGGCCAGTTAGCGGATCATTTTCCCCAGCAGCTGGCTGATGTCTGCCCCATGGTGATCATCGACCGGAAAATAACCGGCGCGGCCGTGGACAGCGTCGTGATTGATAATGTGACCGCCGCCCAGCAATTGACCAGTCATATGCTCCAGCATGGGTATCGCCGGATCGCCGGTTTGTTCGGTGTCCACAGTGTCACCGGCCGGGATCGCCGGCGCGGCTTCAATCTGGCTTTTGCGGATGCCGGGATCGTCCCGGAGGAGGAGTTGATCATTGATCTGCCGGCCAGGGAAGCGGACGGGCATGCCGCGGTCAGCCGGCTTCTTGAACGCAGTGATCCGCCCGATGCCATTCTCACCAGTAGCGGTTTGTTGGCCGGGGGAGCGTTTCGGGCCATTCGCGATAAAGAAATCGCCGTTCCCGAGCAACTGGCCTTTGCGACTTTTGACGAGTCGCCATGGACGGCCATGACCCGCCCGGCCATCACGGTGATTGAACAACCGACCTACGCCATCGGCCAGACGGCCGGAGAGATGTTGTTCAAACGCATTCTTGACCCGACCCGGCCGACCCGCCAGGTGGTATTGTCAAGCCGGCTCTTGGTTCGCCACTCCTGCGGCTGTTAG
- a CDS encoding hybrid sensor histidine kinase/response regulator, protein MTSRRLRLLWIAGFFLWSLLIVLLGWQDRQSELLTVNNLAKAEAKGSYNKDLVYRRWVAKQGGVYVKTSDYTPANPYLSHLPDRDLALADGTVLTLVNPAYMTRQVYDLAEVQFGAKGHITSLKPLRPGNAPDPWEEQALHRFHQGEHEVSTVTTIRNQQYLRLMYPMITEDSCLKCHARQGYQPGDIRGGISVSIPMQPYQQAYAKMSGTHLTGRIIIWLAGSLLLLFSYLFLKKRFDLELMARQRAETSEHKYRMLFDQATIGFALVDAASKEILECNQALAEMTGWTPEELRGRPQSILHHARPDSSPQANSRLKEQSDRSATLREDTFVTRHGKTFPVWLKAHRFALEGREIIFGAIQDISQQKQNEDILREKEAKYRALLNNQNDAVFLHRYRNEGFNHFVEVNDMALKRYGYTREELLKLSPQDISAAEEARKYGAAQIRRHLLEHKQMIFETIHVKKSGESFPVEINTSVVDLNGEKFLLATARDISERKQAEQTNRQLESQLQQKYKMEAIGLLAGGMAHNFNNNLAIILGNLQLATAKLGNHPNVLQYLENARTGVHRARELVRQIATYSRQDPQQKRPVQPAAIIQETLSLLQSTMPSTVNFNFSLTEQNPPLTILADPTRIQEALINLCTNAVHAMNEHGDLQLSLRSAELKLQDLPLKSNLTPGRYACVAVSDNGCGMTAETIERIFDPFFTTKGVDEGTGMGLSTVKGIVEQHDGLIRVESEPGKGSTFSLFFPATNDSCETQPDQEAMPVMRGQEAILIVEDDQMLAELNRTIFEDKGYAVTVEIDSLQALERIRQNPRQFDLILSDQSMPGLTGLELTREAHKINPQLPVVICSGYSSGIPPEAARELNIAAFCAKPLEVSELLNVIRQVLDSRDQAG, encoded by the coding sequence ATGACTTCTCGACGACTGAGACTGCTCTGGATTGCGGGATTTTTCCTGTGGAGTCTGTTGATCGTCCTTTTGGGCTGGCAGGATCGTCAATCGGAGCTGTTGACGGTCAACAACCTGGCCAAAGCCGAAGCCAAAGGCAGTTACAACAAGGACCTCGTTTACCGACGTTGGGTCGCCAAACAGGGTGGCGTTTATGTCAAAACATCCGACTACACCCCAGCCAACCCCTATCTTTCCCATCTTCCCGACCGAGATCTGGCCCTGGCCGACGGGACGGTTCTGACCCTGGTCAACCCTGCCTATATGACCCGCCAAGTCTATGATTTAGCCGAGGTGCAGTTCGGCGCCAAAGGCCATATCACCAGCCTCAAACCACTGCGCCCGGGGAACGCTCCGGATCCGTGGGAGGAGCAGGCCCTGCACCGCTTTCATCAGGGGGAACACGAAGTCAGCACGGTCACGACCATCCGCAACCAGCAATACCTGCGCCTGATGTATCCGATGATCACCGAGGACAGCTGTCTGAAATGCCATGCTCGACAGGGTTATCAGCCTGGAGATATTCGCGGCGGGATCAGTGTCAGCATTCCCATGCAGCCCTACCAGCAGGCTTATGCCAAGATGAGCGGAACCCATCTGACCGGCCGCATCATTATCTGGCTGGCGGGATCCTTACTGCTGTTATTCTCCTACCTGTTTCTGAAAAAGCGCTTTGACCTCGAACTGATGGCCCGCCAGCGGGCCGAAACATCCGAGCATAAATACCGCATGCTGTTCGACCAGGCCACTATCGGTTTCGCCCTGGTCGATGCCGCCAGCAAAGAGATCCTTGAATGCAACCAGGCGCTGGCCGAGATGACCGGATGGACCCCGGAGGAGCTCAGAGGCCGGCCGCAAAGTATACTTCATCATGCCCGACCGGATTCATCACCGCAGGCCAACAGCCGACTCAAGGAACAGAGCGATCGCTCCGCGACCCTGCGTGAGGATACTTTTGTCACCCGTCACGGAAAGACCTTCCCGGTCTGGCTGAAAGCCCACAGATTTGCCCTGGAAGGACGCGAGATCATCTTTGGGGCCATTCAGGATATCTCGCAGCAGAAGCAAAACGAAGACATTCTGCGCGAAAAAGAGGCTAAATACCGCGCCCTCCTCAACAATCAGAACGATGCGGTCTTCCTGCACCGCTACCGGAACGAAGGATTCAACCATTTTGTCGAAGTCAACGACATGGCCCTGAAACGCTACGGCTATACCAGGGAAGAACTGCTCAAGCTTTCCCCGCAGGATATTTCAGCGGCCGAAGAGGCCCGCAAATACGGAGCCGCGCAAATCAGACGCCACCTGCTTGAACACAAGCAGATGATCTTTGAAACGATTCACGTCAAAAAATCGGGTGAGTCCTTCCCGGTTGAAATCAATACCTCGGTGGTCGATTTGAATGGCGAAAAATTCCTGCTGGCGACGGCCCGCGATATTTCAGAACGTAAGCAGGCCGAACAGACCAACCGACAGTTGGAAAGTCAGCTGCAGCAGAAATATAAGATGGAAGCCATCGGCCTGCTGGCCGGAGGCATGGCCCATAACTTCAACAACAATCTGGCCATTATTCTCGGCAACCTGCAACTGGCCACAGCCAAGCTCGGCAATCATCCCAACGTGCTGCAATACCTGGAAAACGCCCGCACCGGAGTTCATCGCGCCCGGGAACTGGTCCGCCAGATTGCCACCTACAGCCGCCAGGATCCCCAACAAAAAAGACCCGTACAACCGGCGGCGATCATCCAGGAAACACTCAGTCTGCTGCAATCAACCATGCCGTCTACCGTTAATTTCAACTTCTCCCTGACCGAGCAGAATCCCCCCCTGACGATTCTCGCCGATCCGACCCGGATTCAGGAAGCCCTGATCAATCTCTGCACCAATGCGGTCCATGCCATGAATGAACACGGCGACCTGCAACTGTCCCTGCGCAGCGCGGAACTGAAGCTCCAGGACCTGCCGCTCAAGTCAAACCTGACTCCGGGCAGATATGCCTGCGTGGCGGTCTCTGATAATGGCTGCGGAATGACGGCCGAGACCATTGAACGGATATTCGACCCGTTTTTTACGACCAAGGGGGTCGATGAAGGGACCGGCATGGGGTTGTCCACGGTCAAAGGGATTGTTGAACAGCACGACGGGTTGATCCGGGTCGAGAGTGAGCCCGGAAAGGGCTCGACTTTTTCGCTCTTCTTTCCCGCCACCAATGATTCCTGCGAAACCCAACCGGACCAAGAAGCCATGCCGGTGATGCGCGGCCAGGAAGCCATCCTCATCGTTGAAGATGATCAGATGCTGGCCGAACTCAATCGCACAATTTTTGAGGATAAAGGCTATGCAGTCACGGTGGAGATCGACAGTCTCCAGGCCCTGGAAAGGATCAGACAGAACCCCCGGCAGTTTGACCTGATCTTGAGCGATCAGAGTATGCCGGGACTAACCGGGCTCGAATTGACCCGGGAAGCCCATAAAATAAACCCGCAGCTGCCGGTGGTCATCTGCAGCGGCTACAGCTCCGGAATTCCTCCGGAAGCCGCCCGCGAACTCAATATTGCCGCGTTCTGTGCCAAACCGCTGGAAGTTTCGGAGCTGCTGAATGTAATCAGACAGGTTCTGGATTCCAGGGATCAGGCGGGCTAA
- the ptsP gene encoding phosphoenolpyruvate--protein phosphotransferase — MKLDRQTIVLGARIVDKRAAIEAVGKILVENGFIQPGYINSMQKREEVANTFLGNGIAIPHGLPEDRELINRTGIAVLQIPSGVTWNPGETASLVIGIAAKSDEHIGILTNLTRILDDPQTTARLAQTTDPASIIDVLSGPAASDQPTVPEINLEGFSSVVVQVSGEHGLHARPATAFVETAKQFAADIIVVHGDRSGNGKSLVDLLKLGVSSGHSIQIHARGEDAAAALAALQAAVAAGLGEEHEPSTPDAALNHGWQPQNVAATIPGIKASPGLAIGPVRQYVHERIVVDKNSNDPEAEKKRLRQAVAAAKENLQQLYDEVRAKTGAAKAAIFKAHLAFLDDPELQLEVRDRIDAGRSAGSAWQQAIDERIRDLEQHEDPVLAGRAMDLQDVGRRVLKHIAGVIQEQPFIPTEPVILVAEDLTPSDTAALDPALILGLCTAGGGPTSHSAIIARSLGIPAMVSAGPAVLKISDQTLAILDGDSGTLYLEPSEEDRNTAAQARQELDSLRDEEFRRRFEPALTLDGQRIEVVANIGTAAEAEQAVKAGGEGVGLLRTEFMFLGRDAPPDEEEQFKNYTAMLASLNGLPMIVRTLDIGGDKEVPYLDLPAEDNPFLGERGIRLCLKRPDLFSAQLRAIYRASLHGPLKIMLPMVSTLEELAAAKQLAEQARLAVGAEPVEIGIMVEVPSVAVMADAFATQVDFFSVGTNDLTQYVLAMDRLHPTLAAKADSLHPAVLRMIDMVVKAADQAGIWVGVCGGLAGEPLGAVILAGLGVRELSMVVPSIAAIKARLRNITLEDARALARQALACPDLEQVRKLQLPTGEQR; from the coding sequence ATGAAACTTGACCGGCAAACCATTGTCCTTGGCGCCAGGATCGTCGATAAGCGCGCCGCGATCGAAGCCGTTGGCAAAATTCTGGTTGAAAACGGCTTCATCCAACCGGGCTATATCAACAGCATGCAAAAACGGGAAGAGGTGGCAAACACCTTTCTCGGTAACGGCATTGCAATTCCCCATGGCTTGCCGGAAGATCGTGAACTGATTAACCGGACCGGTATCGCGGTATTACAAATTCCGTCCGGAGTGACCTGGAACCCGGGCGAAACAGCCTCCCTGGTGATAGGTATTGCGGCCAAATCAGATGAACACATCGGCATCCTCACCAACCTGACCCGGATTCTGGATGATCCGCAAACAACCGCCCGTCTGGCCCAGACCACCGATCCGGCAAGCATTATCGACGTGCTGTCCGGCCCGGCCGCCAGCGACCAGCCAACCGTGCCGGAAATCAACCTGGAAGGTTTTTCCTCGGTTGTCGTTCAAGTCAGCGGCGAACATGGTCTGCATGCCCGCCCGGCGACGGCTTTTGTCGAGACGGCAAAACAGTTCGCGGCCGACATCATCGTGGTCCACGGTGACCGCTCCGGGAACGGAAAAAGCCTGGTGGACCTGCTCAAACTGGGCGTCTCCAGTGGACACAGCATCCAGATCCATGCCCGCGGGGAAGACGCAGCCGCCGCGCTGGCGGCACTTCAGGCAGCGGTTGCAGCTGGGCTCGGTGAAGAGCATGAGCCTTCCACTCCGGACGCGGCGCTCAATCATGGCTGGCAGCCGCAAAATGTCGCCGCAACCATCCCCGGGATCAAGGCATCGCCGGGGTTGGCCATCGGCCCGGTCCGCCAGTATGTTCATGAACGTATCGTTGTCGATAAGAACAGCAATGACCCCGAGGCGGAAAAGAAACGACTCCGCCAGGCGGTCGCCGCCGCCAAAGAAAACCTCCAACAACTGTATGACGAAGTACGCGCCAAAACCGGCGCGGCCAAAGCGGCGATTTTCAAGGCCCATCTGGCGTTTCTGGACGACCCTGAACTGCAGCTCGAAGTCCGTGACCGGATTGATGCCGGCAGGAGTGCCGGTTCAGCCTGGCAACAGGCGATTGATGAACGCATCAGGGATCTTGAACAACATGAGGATCCGGTGCTGGCCGGCCGGGCCATGGACCTGCAGGATGTCGGCAGGCGGGTCTTGAAACATATCGCCGGAGTCATTCAGGAACAGCCATTTATTCCGACCGAGCCGGTGATTCTGGTCGCCGAAGACCTGACCCCGTCGGATACCGCAGCGCTTGATCCCGCACTCATTCTGGGATTGTGTACAGCCGGCGGCGGTCCCACCTCTCATTCCGCGATCATCGCCCGTTCCCTCGGCATTCCGGCAATGGTTTCCGCAGGTCCTGCCGTGCTCAAAATCAGCGACCAGACCCTGGCCATCCTTGATGGCGACAGCGGTACCCTCTACCTGGAGCCGAGTGAAGAGGACCGCAACACCGCCGCTCAGGCCAGACAAGAACTCGATTCGCTGCGGGACGAGGAATTCCGCCGCCGCTTTGAGCCGGCCCTGACCCTGGATGGTCAGCGCATTGAAGTCGTCGCCAACATCGGCACCGCCGCAGAAGCTGAGCAGGCCGTCAAAGCCGGCGGCGAAGGAGTCGGCCTGCTACGCACCGAATTTATGTTTCTGGGGCGGGACGCACCGCCCGATGAAGAAGAACAGTTCAAAAATTATACGGCCATGCTGGCCAGCCTCAACGGTCTGCCGATGATTGTCCGAACCCTCGATATCGGCGGCGACAAGGAAGTCCCCTATCTTGACCTGCCGGCCGAGGACAATCCGTTTTTGGGAGAACGCGGCATTCGCCTCTGCCTGAAGCGCCCCGACCTGTTTTCAGCCCAGCTCAGGGCGATTTATCGAGCCTCCCTGCACGGCCCCTTAAAGATCATGTTGCCGATGGTCTCCACCCTTGAAGAATTGGCGGCAGCCAAACAGCTGGCCGAGCAAGCCCGGCTGGCAGTGGGTGCCGAACCGGTCGAGATCGGCATTATGGTCGAGGTCCCTTCCGTCGCGGTCATGGCCGATGCTTTTGCCACGCAGGTCGATTTTTTCTCGGTCGGCACCAACGACCTGACCCAGTACGTGCTGGCGATGGATCGCCTCCATCCGACCCTGGCCGCCAAGGCTGACAGCCTGCACCCGGCGGTATTGAGAATGATCGATATGGTCGTCAAAGCAGCGGATCAGGCCGGGATCTGGGTCGGCGTCTGCGGCGGCCTGGCCGGAGAGCCGCTGGGAGCGGTCATCCTTGCCGGACTGGGGGTTCGGGAACTGAGCATGGTGGTTCCCAGCATTGCCGCCATCAAGGCCCGGCTGCGCAATATCACCCTGGAAGACGCCCGCGCCCTGGCCCGCCAGGCCCTCGCCTGCCCCGATCTTGAACAGGTCCGCAAACTGCAGCTCCCCACAGGAGAACAGCGATGA